The following are encoded together in the Gigantopelta aegis isolate Gae_Host unplaced genomic scaffold, Gae_host_genome ctg2526_pilon_pilon, whole genome shotgun sequence genome:
- the LOC121391479 gene encoding secreted RxLR effector protein 161-like, with amino-acid sequence MVGSLLYAATATRSDIAHAVGVVSKLNSKPTEAHLIAVKRILRYLKGTVNLALKYGKTSDRQLIGYSDADWAGDLDDHHSTTGNLFIMARGLIDWLSKKQGVVALSTSEAEYVALSAATQEATWLRRLLSDFEREHCYTNSADGR; translated from the coding sequence ATGGTTGGAAGTTTGTTATATGCTGCCACAGCAACTCGCTCTGACATTGCTCATGCAGTAGGAGTGGTGTCAAAATTAAACTCCAAACCAACAGAGGCACACCTGATAGCTGTAAAAAGAATTCTGAGGTATCTCAAAGGTACAGTTAATCTAGCACTAAAATATGGAAAAACAAGTGATAGACAGCTGATTGGATATTCGGATGCAGATTGGGCTGGAGACTTAGATGATCATCATTCAACTACTGGGAATTTGTTCATAATGGCCAGAGGATTAATTGACTGGCTGAGCAAAAAGCAAGGAGTTGTTGCACTCTCAACATCTGAAGCTGAATATGTGGCACTTAGTGCAGCTACTCAAGAAGCAACTTGGTTGAGAAGGTTATTGTCAGACTTTGAACGTGAGCACTGCTACACCAACAGTGCTGATGGAAGATAA